The following are encoded together in the Coregonus clupeaformis isolate EN_2021a chromosome 24, ASM2061545v1, whole genome shotgun sequence genome:
- the LOC121538326 gene encoding collagen alpha-1(XX) chain codes for MPLHCLRPGCPALMVPYLVTILLLMTSGVHSQGRLKLTVLSEDRLQMKWKEADGPVQGYKVRVKPISEVPQPELMLTTTRGRATVAGLDSSQEYALQVLVLNGTLEKLIAKRRFTIEGLREEELVRSGSREQRRKALPGGSGSGELDDPIEALRAVPTVVYHEPTTTTATEPPTTPVTTTQNNDLVTEKAPKEKRKKKKEKNRSKVDNKEEQGTTQGKPVEDENSDREKLRKTIPTQPVTVVSTRKAFECDTTAAADVVMLVDGSWSIGRTNFRRVRDFLEGLVTPFHIGPDRVQIALSQYSGDPRTEWQLNNFTTKEQLLEAVRNFRYKGGNTFTGQALLHVLEENLRQESGARPDTPRFLILLTDGKSQDDAIAAANRLKNKGVEIIAVGVKNADESELRQVASEPLELNVYNVNDFPLLSKLVDRLVHILCGKIEERSIAKRNERPTEDPVLSYPSPTNLEFSELGPREVQLSWTGPTRPVLQYRVVFHSAEGQSPQEVVVNGTVSSVLLGGLSSQTHYHISIFPVYDDNVGLALRGTVTTLPLAMPEGLEVTPSSPSSLRVRWRAAAGATQYMVLYSSLSHGEPDDAKEVKFGADQTDVVLGGLMPVTDYSVTLYALYDEDPSDPVTAIATTYPLPSPVSMKFPMVSHSMVRVSWVPGVVDVPGHRITCSTNHGSDVKQVEVTGVNSVLLQNLSSLSRYLVSVQSQFEQGLSSPLTANVTTLRVPATSDLRVTNFSGSDITVRWESAADDVVSYLIKWISLSGGDLRQLRVDGDSEGAILEGVQDDKEYQISLSALYADGAQSEAVAIRYSTLSGGGPSSVSISEETAVSLLVSWVPPNAHVLQYHVSYTALTGGETQESTELVSGSERRTLLQTLLPDTRYSILVTAEYRNREGGSASAQGKTTSLRVSSVSVMRSDHSSICVSWRPVSAVSGYRIAIQSFKDKQTKQEIVDASSSSYCFTELEPETVYRISVHSRLDTVEGAAVSILHPTASAPARIPIHPRLHPIRNEVCPEVTIRNSIVKGFDMMEAFGLTQRAYSSVEGVAAEPFVFNTLHTYTVYRDIQLTQSTGFIHPAGFSPEHTISIAFRLLQDTPREPFALWQLTDNDFQPKMGVVLDPVSKLLLYFSLDYRGEVQELTFDQPQVHRLFYGSFHKIHLSISQVSVSLSVDCQRVGERPARPLGTLPTDGFEMLGKLMKTRGPHSGSAPFQLQSFEIVCNTTWVLEDTCCDLPGLRDEESCPAPAYACTCTSDIPGAPGVTGPPGKPGPRGEKGEKGEEGQKGEMGPSGKMGSEGVLGPLGNRGPRGLTVQGKAGPPGARGVKGEVGKPGGQGLPGPPGPKGNEGPPGPKGIRGVEGNMGGPGITGPRGFQGMPGHPGVVGERGPLGGVGPTGLPGNKGERGEKGEPQSMAMIFQLVTQACEQLVHNEVLKLDLFLNEMSRKPVPIEEPVGPPGEPGIPGGKGPPGQRGNQGRLGTRGEPGKSGYPGEQGRRGAPGEKGSLGPNVQGPQGIKGFAGLPGEAKLGSPGPRGEDGQTGPPGIAGAVGQTGEIGPPGVCDSSGCHRGAQPQAEDPYFGYQP; via the exons ATGCCTCTTCACTGCCTCCGACCTGGCTGCCCAGCGCTGATGGTGCCTTACCTGGTCACCATCCTGCTGCTAATGACCTCTGGAGTCCATAGCCAAG GGCGTCTGAAACTGACAGTGCTGTCTGAGGATCGGCTGCAGATGAAGTGGAAGGAGGCTGATGGGCCGGTCCAGGGATACAAGGTCCGCGTGAAGCCCATCTCAG AGGTGCCCCAGCCAGAGCTGATGCTGACTACCACGCGTGGCCGGGCTACAGTGGCAGGTCTGGACTCCAGCCAGGAATACGCCCTTCAGGTCCTAGTGCTTAACGGCACCCTGGAGAAACTCATCGCCAAGAGACGCTTCACCA TTGAGGGCTTGCGAGAGGAGGAGTTGGTCCGTAGTGGCAGTCGTGAACAGCGGAGGAAGGCCCTGCCAGGGGGGTCAGGGTCAGGTGAACTGGATGACCCCATAGAGGCCCTGCGAGCTGTAcccactgtagtctaccatgagCCGACAACCACCACCGCTACAG AACCTCCAACTACTCCAGTAACAACTACCCAGAATAATGACTTGGTGACAGAGAAGGCTCCcaaagagaagaggaagaagaagaaagagaagaaTCGCTCCAAGGTGGACAATAAGGAGGAGCAAGGGACAACTCAGGGGAAACCAGTAGAGGATGAGAactcagacagggagaaactCAGGAAGACAATCCCCACCCAGCCTGTCACAG TGGTGTCCACTCGGAAGGCCTTTGAGTGTGACACGACAGCAGCTGCTGATGTGGTCATGTTGGTGGACGGCTCCTGGAGCATCGGACGCACCAACTTCAGACGTGTCAGGGACTTCCTGGAGGGTCTAGTTACGCCTTTCCATATCGGCCCAGACAGGGTGCAGATAG CCCTTTCTCAGTACAGTGGAGACCCTCGCACAGAGTGGCAGCTCAATAACTTCACTACCAAAGAGCAGCTGCTGGAGGCAGTCAGGAACTTCAGATACAAGGGAGGCAACACCTTCACAGGCCAGGCTCTGCTGCATGTCCTGGAGGAGAACCTGAGACAAGAGTCGGGGGCGAGGCCGGACACCCCTCGATTCCTGATCCTCCTGACGGATGGGAAGTCGCAGGACGACGCCATCGCTGCAGCCAACCGGCTGAAGAACAAAGGCGTGGAGATCATCGCTGTAG gTGTGAAGAACGCAGACGAATCCGAGCTGAGGCAGGTGGCGTCGGAGCCTCTGGAGCTCAACGTCTACAATGTGAATGACTTCCCTCTGCTCAGCAAACTGGTGGACCGACTGGTGCACATCCTCTGTGGGAAGATAGAGGAGCGCAGCATTGCGAAGA GAAACGAAAGGCCGACAGAGGACCCTGTGCTGTCCTACCCCAGCCCCACAAACCTGGAGTTCTCTGAGCTGGGCCCCAGGGAGGTGCAGCTGAGCTGGACTGGACCTACCCGACCCGTCCTGCAGTACAGAGTGGTGTTCCACAGCGCTGAGGGACAGAGCCCACAGgag GTGGTTGTGAATGGGACCGTCTCCAGTGTGCTGTTGGGTGGACTCTCCTCCCAGACTCACTACCACATATCAATCTTCCCTGTCTACGATGACAATGTTGGTCTGGCCCTCAGAGGGACCGTCACCACAT TGCCCCTGGCCATGCCGGAAGGTCTGGAGGTGACCCCCTCGTCCCCCAGCAGTCTGAGGGTGCGTTGGAGGGCCGCGGCAGGGGCCACTCAGTATATGGTCCTCTACTCCTCCCTCAGCCACGGAGAGCCCGATGATGCCAAGGAG GTGAAATTTGGGGCAGACCAGACTGATGTGGTGCTGGGTGGTCTGATGCCAGTGACAGATTACTCTGTCACCCTGTACGCCCTGTATGACGAGGACCCCAGTGACCCTGTCACCGCCATTGCCACCACAT aCCCGTTGCCCTCCCCTGTGAGTATGAAGTTTCCCATGGTGAGCCACAGCATGGTCAGGGTCAGCTGGGTTCCTGGAGTGGTCGACGTTCCCGGTCACAGAATCACCTGCAGCACCAACCATGGCAGTGACGTCAAACAG gtGGAGGTGACAGGTGTGAACTCAGTGCTGCTACAGAACCTGTCCTCTCTGTCTAGATACTTGGTGTCGGTGCAGTCCCAGTTTGAGCAGGGCCTGTCCTCACCGCTCACAGCCAACGTCACCACAT tGAGGGTACCAGCCACCTCTGATCTCAGAGTCACAAACTTCTCAGGAAGTGACATCACAGTTCGATGGGAGTCAGCCGCAGATGATGTTGTCTCCTACCTGATCAAATGGATCTCACTCAGTGGAGGGGACCTCAGACAG TTGAGGGTGGATGGGGACAGCGAGGGGGCCATATTGGAGGGGGTGCAGGACGATAAGGAGTATCAGATCTCACTGTCTGCCCTCTACGCTGATGGAGCACAGAGTGAGGCTGTGGCTATACGGTACAGCACCT TGTCAGGTGGCGGCCCTTCCAGTGTGTCCATCTCAGAGGAGACTGCAGTTAGTCTTCTGGTGAGCTGGGTTCCTCCCAATGCCCATGTACTGCAGTACCATGTCTCCTACACCGCCCTGACGGGAGGAGAGACACAGGAGAGCACt GAGTTGGTTTCAGGCAGTGAGAGACGGACATTGCTGCAGACCCTGCTACCTGACACACGCTACAGCATCCTGGTCACTGCAGAGTACCGCAACCGAGAGGGAGGGAGTGCCTCGGCACAGGGCAAAACCA CCAGTCTGCGAGTGAGCAGTGTCAGTGTGATGAGGTCTGATCACTCCAGTATCTGTGTGTCTTGGAGGCCTGTTTCAGCAGTCAGTGGTTACCGCATTGCCATCCAGTCTTTCAAAG ACAAGCAGACAAAGCAGGAGATAGTGGATGCATCAAGCAGCAGCTACTGTTTCACTGAGCTGGAGCCAGAGACTGTGTACCGCATCAGTGTGCACTCCCGCCTCGACACTGTAGAGGGCGCTGCAGTCTCCATTCTCCACCCCACAG CATCGGCTCCAGCCAGAATCCCCATTCATCCCAGATTGCACCCAATTCGCAATGAAG TATGCCCTGAGGTGACCATCAGAAACAGTATTGTAAAAG GGTTCGATATGATGGAGGCTTTTGGTCTGACCCAGAGGGCTTACTCATCTGTGGAGGGGGTGGCTGCTGAGCCTTTTGTCTTCAATACTCTACACACCTATACTGTGTACAGAGACATCCAACTGACCCAGAGCACAGG GTTCATCCACCCAGCAGGCTTTTCTCCGGAGCACACCATCAGTATAGCGTTCCGTCTGCTACAGGACACCCCCAGGGAGCCCTTTGCCCTCTGGCAACTCACTGACAACGACTTCCAGCCCAAGATGGGTGTGGTGCTGGACC CTGTGAGCAAACTGCTGCTGTACTTCAGTCTGGACTACAGAGGGGAGGTTCAGGAACTCACCTTTGACCAGCCACAGGTCCACAGGCTGTTCTACGGAAGCTTCCACAAG ATTCACCTGTCTATCAGCCAGGTGAGCGTATCCCTGTCTGTGGACTGCCAGCGTGTGGGTGAGAGGCCCGCGCGGCCCCTGGGGACTCTGCCCACTGACGGCTTTGAGATGCTGGGCAAACTGATGAAGACCCGTGGACCACACAGCGGCTCTGCCCCG TTCCAGCTGCAGTCCTTTGAGATTGTGTGCAACACCACCTGGGTCTTAGAGGACACCTGCTGTGATCTGCCAGGCCTG AGGGATGAGGAGAGCTGCCCCGCCCCTGCCTATGCCTGCACCTGTACCTCCGACATACCTGGAGCTCCTGGGGTCACTGGGCCTCCT GGCAAACCGGGTCCTCGTGGAGAAAAGGGTGAAAAGGGAGAGGAGGGCcaaaag GGTGAGATGGGCCCTTCAGGGAAAATGGGGTCAGAAGGCGTACTTGGGCCCCTGGGAAATCGTGGCCCTCGGGGATTGACAGTTCAGGGCAAAGCG GGACCACCAGGGGCTAGGGGTGTGAAGGGGGAGGTGGGAAAGCCAGGGGGGCAG GGTTTACCAGGTCCTCCTGGACCCAAAGGGAACGAAGGACCCCCAGGCCCCAAG GGCATCAGAGGAGTTGAGGGGAACATGGGCGGACCAGGGATTACTGGACCTAGG GGTTTCCAGGGTATGCCAGGACACCCAGGGGTTGTTGGAGAGAGAGGACCTTTAGGGGGGGTGGGGCCTACA GGTCTTCCTGGGAATAAGGGTGAAAGGGGAGAGAAG GGAGAGCCTCAGTCCATGGCAATGATCTTCCAGCTAGTCACACAGGCCTGTGAGCAACTGGTGCACA ACGAGGTGCTGAAGCTGGATTTGTTCTTGAATGAGATGAGCCGTAAGCCTGTGCCCATTGAGGAACCAGTGGGTCCCCCAGGTGAGCCTGGTATACCAGGGGGAAAGGGCCCACCAGGACAGAGGGGGAACCAGGGAAGACTGGGGACTAGAGGGGAACCAGGGAAGTCTGGATACCCAGGAGAGCAGG GACGTAGAGGTGCCCCTGGGGAGAAAGGCAGCTTAGGGCCCAATGTCCAGGGACCACAGGGAATCAAAGGATTTGCAG GTCTCCCAGGAGAGGCCAAGCTGGGCAGTCCCGGCCCTAGAGGAGAGGATGGCCAGACGGGACCTCCAGGCATCGCAGGAGCAGTCGGGCAGACAGGAGAGATCGGTCCCCCTGGCGTCTGTGATAGCAGTGGCTGTCATAGAGGTGCTCAACCACAAGCAG AGGACCCATATTTTGGATACCAGCCTTGA